The region CGACACCCCATCATACTGCTCCATATGAGGCGTCCGAGACATCGGGATCTTTTCCATGACTGCCTCGGACAGAGGTGCAGACTGGTGTGGGGACATGTCCGGCAGGGCCAGAGATCGATCACTCCCCTCCCCCTGCCGTACCACGTCTTCACGCCCCAGAAACATGGCCACGCACGTGTGCAGTGCGTAAAAGAcgcatcgatgcgctgaGCGCTGAGGTTGTTCGCTTTCTTGCTTACTAATACAAAAAAAGACTACAGGCTGTGGGCGTCTTTAGCATTGGTTCATCTGGCTGTTCTTGGGCCAGGCCTGGTGGGACGAGTCCAGGTAGGATGTGAGGTTGTTGTTGTAGTACAGTTCCAAGTTCCTTTGAATATAGTCGGCTGTGGGGTAGTTGTCCGGGTTGCAGGTAACACGCTTTTGCGTGCCATGCTTTTGGTATACGCGGATGTAGTCGAAAGCCATGTGGGCGGGGAATTCCAAATCGTCCCACTGGATTTGCTGGAAACCGCTCGAGATGCCCAAGTTCATGATAATAAACATAGGCTCTTTGGGGAAGATGCGGCGGCTGATCTCGGTATTCTCATTACCTGACAATGCCGCATCATTCAGCGTCCACGTTGGCTTGCCGTCCATGTACCAAGTAATGTGTCCACTGCCGGTGTTCTCAAAGTCCGGATCCCATTCTACACCGAACCGAatcggcctcggcctcttGGACGCATCAAAGAAGGGCCAGTGAGGTAACGTGGTCGTGCACGACATGGCCTCTTGATACGGATTACCAGACCACGGGTTCCTTTTTGTAATGTCCGAGTCATACACCTTGTATGACCCCTTATTGTTGAACCAAATATAATTCTCGTCATACGGAGCCACCTGGTAGGACTGTGATGCATGCGACTCATCTCCTTGCACCTGGATTTCGAAAATATCCAGCTCAGGGGCGGAGCGTGCCGTTTTCCGATTAGGACCCGGGTGGTCTTGTCCGGAACACGTACACGAGGGGAAGCGCATACCCGGCAAAGCAGAGAGATTCTTGTGCTGGTAGCTTTTTGCGCCATTCGCTTtgacgcgcgacgcagctaCGGGCGAGCCATCCGTGTCCTTCTGGTACGGCATGATACCCACATCACACGCCTCGTACGCATAGGGCCACATTCCGTCAGTAGAGCCCAAATAGCCAGGCCGGCCTAGGTTACCCATCAGCCAGAAACCGGGCCAGAAGCCCTGCATATCGTGTGAGCCCGGCAGGATCACACTGCCTTCAATGTATCCGCCCTGGAAGCAAAACTTGTTCCAGGACTGAAGCATGCCGGAACGGAACAAGTTTAAGCGCTCGACATACTCGTCCATCGTGAAAAGCAAGTAGCCATCTTTGGTCGTGATAGCCTCAGGCGTGTACCACTCATAGTCGTGCGTAGCGGCGTAGTAAAAGTTGCCGCCTTCCCAGAAAGGATCATCGCCTGGCCAAAACGTGCGTCCATCCTTATTAAATTCATCACTGAACACAAGATCATACTGCGACTTGTCCACAGGATTCGTCCATGTGTGATACTGCTCCTCTGTATCCTCATCAATCAAGCCTCGAACAGGGATTTTGCTAGACTCAGCATCTGCTAAAAAGCTCGCCAAACCCTTGTTGAACTGGCGCTGATGGTCGGCCAGGATAGGGTAGCCCACAAATAACATGAGCACAGACAGGCCAATGATGGTGATGGTAAACACATTGCCCAAACCACGCAGCGTCGGACGCCAAGAATGGGCGTCAGGGTTTTTATCAGGAA is a window of Malassezia restricta chromosome III, complete sequence DNA encoding:
- a CDS encoding beta-glucan synthesis-associated protein KRE6, with product MSARQYDRVAAEPRQSRERSAKSNVNGPREHAPTWNRKAYATDEDPADRATYASRKSFGSENWEDAEDSTELNAFINMPSRVVQDPYLHDLESGTTNVSTPTSVKHGVSSQVMEPASPGLYNSMTKRVGRQPNAGSTRPNAGQGMVMLHPMQAESDDYLHIPDKNPDAHSWRPTLRGLGNVFTITIIGLSVLMLFVGYPILADHQRQFNKGLASFLADAESSKIPVRGLIDEDTEEQYHTWTNPVDKSQYDLVFSDEFNKDGRTFWPGDDPFWEGGNFYYAATHDYEWYTPEAITTKDGYLLFTMDEYVERLNLFRSGMLQSWNKFCFQGGYIEGSVILPGSHDMQGFWPGFWLMGNLGRPGYLGSTDGMWPYAYEACDVGIMPYQKDTDGSPVAASRVKANGAKSYQHKNLSALPGMRFPSCTCSGQDHPGPNRKTARSAPELDIFEIQVQGDESHASQSYQVAPYDENYIWFNNKGSYKVYDSDITKRNPWSGNPYQEAMSCTTTLPHWPFFDASKRPRPIRFGVEWDPDFENTGSGHITWYMDGKPTWTLNDAALSGNENTEISRRIFPKEPMFIIMNLGISSGFQQIQWDDLEFPAHMAFDYIRVYQKHGTQKRVTCNPDNYPTADYIQRNLELYYNNNLTSYLDSSHQAWPKNSQMNQC